AggcactttttttttgaggGTCTACATGAACAGTAAggcaataaaatatatctcCACGTTTAAGGAATGCTAATAAAGGAGGAGGTACATAAAtgtgcaaatatataaatgcacaaatgggcacatatatatttgggCACGCACaaacatatgtacgtatatatatacacacatttaCTTGTACCCACCGaagtgttaaaaaaaaaaaaaaaaagcactaTTTCGTACCTTAAGCTCaaagaaatattttgtaaaacaattaatatttttgttatgaaTAGTTCAGAATTATTTTTGTGGTATGATCATTTTTCTCCTTAACAAGCAATAAACGTTCAACATAAATGGGTGAAAGGTGAAGCGGacaagtattatatatgtacacacatttgtggatgaacatatatacatacatgtggatgaacatatatacatacatgtggatgaacatatatacatacatgtggatgaacatatatataaaataaaaggagtTCCCAAATCGACATactacatattatatatacgtatatatatatatacgtacatatatatatatatatgcgcgcGTGTGTACTCAGAATTTTTGAGCTGAACGACCGGCATATTTGTGCTCGTGTAGAAGCGgcagaaaaaacaaatagtCGTTGAATGATAGAAGAGGGAGGCATATATTAAGGTGAAAGgaaagaaaacataaaatcagtgaaatgaaaaaaataaaaagtaccCTTTTCATATTTGGGTCTGGGGAATGTGGTCAGTTACCCCCAGAATATTGTACTGACTATATTCAGGTAAATCCAACAGCTGTTCAGAATTTACCAGGTGATATTGATGAAGTAATATGTGGATCTATGCACACAATTATAAAGACTAAAGATGATAAGATATATTCTTTTGGTTGTAACGACATGGGTGTATTAGGAAGAAAAACACATACAAATAGTATAAAGGATGCTGAACATTTTCCAACTCTTGTAAATTTTACCTGCacatcaaaaataaaaaaaattacttgtGGTGATAATCATACAGCGATATTGCTAGAAAATGGAAAAGTATATGTTACAGGAGGGTTTAGAGATTCTTGTGGTGTTTTGGGTTTaccattttttgaaaaaaaaaatgaaattatatctAAATCCGATGAATTtgtagaaataaaatttagtttttcaaaaaagaatAGTAAGTATAATAGTAACTctttacaaaataatgatCAACAAGATGaggaatataataaaagttgTTCTAACTACCTTGACAGTAATGGAATTATAAATAAGACTAATGATgaagttaaaataattaatataatatcagGAGAAGATCATTTAGTATGCCTTGAGGAAAGTCGAGAATACCTTTTTGCCATGGGGAATAGTGACTCTTGTCAAGTATGTAATACTTTTTATGAACAAGGTCAGGCAGAAATTGAAagattaaaatatgtatttccCAAGTGTTATCATTACCAAGATTTGGGGTTccatgaaaaaattaaaaatatatattgtggAGGAAACAATACATTCATTCAGTTAGAAGAAACATTAGATGTATATGCCATTGGTAGAAATGCATATGGTTCATGTGGTGTGTCTATGaaagataatataataaaaaaatttgaaaaaatacaagAATTATCGAAAACAGAAATAGTACAACTATGTGGAGGTCAAAGTTTTACTGTAtgcttattaaaaaataatgatttgTATATATGGGGAAATAGAGAAATATTAGGTATGGAATATAAAGATGATGCATATCATCCTTTAAagctaaatttttttcagaaaaaaaattattctattaATACTATAACTTGTGGTACTGATCACTGTTTAGTTTTAACAAATGATGGGAAATTATTTGGGTGGGGCACAGGAGGAAATGATTTTGACgaaaatacatgtataagcACCATTGAGAAAAATTTTCCAtctgaaataaattatgtaaaatttgtTCATAAAGCAATATCAAAAGATAATACAAACAACCCGGATGAATGGATggaagataaaattaaaattgtgTCGTTCGCTGGTGGTTCGTCCCACTGTGCTTTTATCTGTTCGCACGTAGATCCAGAACGTGTGTCAATAAAAAGAGGGTATGATGAACTGTATGAGGAAGAAGCGTGCATGAAGAAACAGAAGAGTGGAAGGTACTTTCACAATGCCACAGAGGAAGGGAGAGGCGAAGCAAAAATGGTGCATGTTGGAGATGCCAAAGGACTTACGCACATTAATGTGAAGGTAGATGTGGACATAAATGAGGAAGTAGGTGCGGATGTAAATGCATATGCAGAGGTGGGAAtagaaggggaaaaaaagaaaaatttagtaGGCGGAGAAAAGGGAAACGGTACCAACGAAAAAGAGTGGCAGGACGAGAATATTAAAGCGTACATagatgaaaaaacaaaacaaatgcAAAGCGTTGAGgaagaaaatatagaatGTAACAGTGAAACAAGTTAtactagaaaaaaaaaaaaaaagaaagtttttttaaagatttaTACTACAACTCAAAATCAGcgagtaataaaaattttagcCCTTCAAAAGATGAATATCATGGAGGAGCACAAAATGATAATGCAGAATTAActgaaaatgatatattaaataatgaacaaaataaaagaaggaGAAGCGTTAAATGTAAACCTCATCTAAGTAATGAAAGTCCAACAAGAAGACAGCCACGAAGATCTTGTAAAGAAAATACttcattaaatgaaaatatgcaCAGACAATATTATCAAATTGTAGATACACCTATtacgaaaaagaaaagaagaacaaCATCATATGTTAGATGTAAAAGCATTAAACTTAAAAcgattttaaatgaaaataaaaataccaAGTCAAAATCGGTTAATGCAAAAAGAGAAAGTGTAGGTAGGTACTATTCCAAACGAGAAAACTTTAAACGAGAATCTGCATCTCAGACACCagatgtaaaaattataagagcCAAATCgtcaaaaatgaaaaattaaaattttttttttttttttaccttaccaattttcttcatttaactCTGTTGTCACTAAATTTATTGAGACCTTTTAATGTGCACACACCAGTGCATATTTTGTGCTTTAGCCGTCTTCTAAGTTTGACTCGATTTCaacaaattttaatgattttCTTATGggctttatatatatatttgcaatttttttttttttttttaattatgtaccATATCATTTTACttctctttatatttttacaatatttcatttgctgtaacattattttttatgaagcCCTATTTATACTACAGTATTTAATGTGTGtataatttgttatatcTTATTTAAATCTTTTGCCTTTTGTTCGTATAACTTTTAAACAAGTCAAAAAtgattcattttatttcgcTGCTTTTGTTTCactccattttattttactcaaCAGTTTGCGTACTGCTCGGTGTTCGTAAAAATtgcatacataaaaaagaaggaaaaaaatgaaaatgaacaCACAGTGAATGAATTAGGTTTGGGCATGATATAACTGGTTTATCAGTACTTTCTGGCCTTGTGCTGCTAGTATGCTAGTATAGGTGCACACACATAttacgcatatacatatgtacatatatatatatatatatatatatatataaatacatatatatacaagtacaTGCATACACGCACATGTGAAGGCATGTTCCCCCTTTTTTTCGTTGCAAGGGAAcgttaataatttatatttataggcctgaaataaatttatctattttttcccccttAACTAGCACAAATTAAAGATCTTGACATAGGGGCACTTTCCACTCTTGCTGCTTCGCAAGTGGAAGAAGGTCTTtaattttgctatattttattgtattttatcatttatattttataatagttACAAAACACCTGACTTGTTCAGGCGAAAGGGTCTTTTTCCTGCCAAATAATACATGACGAAATAGCTCCACGATTGTACAAActgaacaaaatattttatttttcatcgCCGACTTATGAATTATTCTTCTGTGGGTTATACTGTTGTTTTAACGTACGACATGAACTATTAAACATAAACCTAATTCTACTAGAACGAGGAAATTAGCAAAAGGGACCTCCATGTGTAGGCAGCGATACAagcgtatacatatatacatatatacttatatatatgtatgtatgtatgtacgtatgtacgtatgtatgtacgtatgtatgtatgtatgtatgtaatataaCGATGTAAATGGAATTAAACAGGGTTAATGAAACTACGAAAGGGGAACAAACGTTGAAGAAAGAAAGAAGTACAtgaggaaaaagaaataatttggCGTACATAAAAGTAacgaaattttttatttttttttttttttttttattttttttttttttttttataaacataaaatgtttatatcctattcagaattttttttttttttttttatttattttaagtggtaaaaaatatttcattcaAAAAGAACACTAAAGGGATACTTATCATTGGCATGAAGTATGAACAGCATATTTGCAACGTTAGATAGAAATATGTAGTGCGGGAGTATAACACGTATGTTTGAATGTATCTATTTTAAAATGCTTACAAGAATGATATTCCCCTCTTTCCATgggaagaattaaaatatttgttcagtacattttttatatttaaaggaACACAGGACAATTTTGTATCATTGATTGTGTTGCATTTAGTTGCGTTGagtttctttattttttcacactattttatttttcttctcacgctattttattttattttcaacatatttttacttttttgtatGGAATTAGCATAGTCTCAATGATTAAATCGCCATTTTACagttttaacaaaaattcGTTGTTGGTTCAGTGCCTCAAGGGAGCATGCTTATATTACATTCCCCAAGATTTGGCAGTCATCGGAGCTTTCTTATATTACCAGcataaagtaaaatagaCGATAAGAGGATAACATAACAAAACAGACAAAAATGTGTAGTCACTTTATAGTCGCAAGTTAGGTCTATCGGACTATTCCCTTTTCCTTTACGGCATTATGCTGCTTCCTTTTTGGTACATATGAAGTACTTATAAGACATggatatacaaatataaaattgttttcatttgctattttttttttacagaaAAATCAACTTACAAATGGTAAGAGAATACGCGTAAAAAACTGCAATGAGTCaatagataattttttagttagaaaaaaattaaacagaGATGAAGTAAAAATACGAAAGGCAAGAAATGTATATTCGATATCGTTCATatgaggagaaaaaaaaaaaaaaatggctCGCTGCGCAAGGAGGTTAAGCGGGCAGATACGACCACGCATACACAAGGGAAACGACAAAGacatacataataatgcTGAAAAGAATACACAAAAGA
This genomic interval from Plasmodium brasilianum strain Bolivian I chromosome 1, whole genome shotgun sequence contains the following:
- a CDS encoding regulator of chromosome condensation → MKKIKSTLFIFGSGECGQLPPEYCTDYIQVNPTAVQNLPGDIDEVICGSMHTIIKTKDDKIYSFGCNDMGVLGRKTHTNSIKDAEHFPTLVNFTCTSKIKKITCGDNHTAILLENGKVYVTGGFRDSCGVLGLPFFEKKNEIISKSDEFVEIKFSFSKKNSKYNSNSLQNNDQQDEEYNKSCSNYLDSNGIINKTNDEVKIINIISGEDHLVCLEESREYLFAMGNSDSCQVCNTFYEQGQAEIERLKYVFPKCYHYQDLGFHEKIKNIYCGGNNTFIQLEETLDVYAIGRNAYGSCGVSMKDNIIKKFEKIQELSKTEIVQLCGGQSFTVCLLKNNDLYIWGNREILGMEYKDDAYHPLKLNFFQKKNYSINTITCGTDHCLVLTNDGKLFGWGTGGNDFDENTCISTIEKNFPSEINYVKFVHKAISKDNTNNPDEWMEDKIKIVSFAGGSSHCAFICSHVDPERVSIKRGYDELYEEEACMKKQKSGRYFHNATEEGRGEAKMVHVGDAKGLTHINVKVDVDINEEVGADVNAYAEVGIEGEKKKNLVGGEKGNGTNEKEWQDENIKAYIDEKTKQMQSVEEENIESSNKNFSPSKDEYHGGAQNDNAELTENDILNNEQNKRRRSVKCKPHLSNESPTRRQPRRSCKENTSLNENMHRQYYQIVDTPITKKKRRTTSYVRCKSIKLKTILNENKNTKSKSVNAKRESVGRYYSKRENFKRESASQTPDVKIIRAKSSKMKN